Sequence from the Ruminococcaceae bacterium KH2T8 genome:
GACAAGACCGCTCCGAACCCTTCCGAAGAATCGCAGACTGCACCCGTTGCTACCGAAGAATCGCAGGACGTTTCCGGCGAGACTGACGAACTCCCTCTCGTCATCGAAGAGGAATTCGACGGAACAACAGACTACTGGCAGACAAAGGGCGATTGTACCGTCACTCTCGACGGCGGAATGGCTGTCATCACGGATCGCCAGACAGGCAATTCGGGTCTTGAGATCCCCTGCGATCACTTCCGCGGAAACACCATCACGGCTACTGCTACATGCTCGAGTGAAAATGATTCCGTCATGATCACATTGAAGTACGATATCTACGGTAATACTTCTTACGTAAATATCGCTACAATGGCTACCGGCGGATCGATGCTCGGAACGGTATCGGGAAGCGTGAGCATCCCCGCCAACGCATCAAGTGCAGCCGTATACATCGAGTCTACTGACCTTAAGGACATCACGGTAGACAGGATGGTAGTCGAGATCGAAGGCGAATTCAACGACCTTACGAACGAACCCCCGGCAGAGCTTCAGGATCCTTCCGGATACGATTCGCTGAAGGACCTCTATTCCGATTACTTTAAGATCGGTACATGTCTTCCCATGTCGGTAATAGACAACCCGAATCCCGAGTTCCTCGCTCTCGTAGATACAGAGTTCAACTCCGTAACTCCCGAGAATGAATTGAAGCCCGAGAGCATCCTCGATGCGGCTACTACTCTTGCTGATCCCGCCGCTTATAACGAGTGCCCCGCGCTTGATTTCTCCAACGCGATCCCGATCCTCGAGTACTGCCAGGAGAACAACATCCCCATGAGAGGACATACTCTCATCTGGTACTCACAGACACCTTCCTGGCTCTTCTACGAGAACTACGATGTCAACGGTGAACTCGCTGACAGAGAGCTCATGCTCACGAGAATGGAAAACTACATCGATTCCGTTATGAACTGGTGTGAAGAGAACTATCCCGGTGTCATCTATGCATGGGATGTCGTAAACGAGGCAGCTGACGATAACGGCGGCGGACTTCGTGACTGCTACTGGCGCCAGACGATCGGTGACGATTACGTAGAGAAGGCTTTCGAGTATGCAAGACTTCATGCACCCGACGGCGTACAGCTCTTCTATAACGACTACAACGAATATTTCACGACAAAGCAGGACGAGATCCTCGAGATCCTCGCTCCCGTTGCCGCAGCAGGCAATATCGACGGCGTCGGAATGCAGAGCCACATCAGCAACATGGTACAGCCCGAGTCCTATATCGAGGCTATGAACAGATACGTTGACGAGCTCGGCGTAGTCATCCATATCACGGAGCTCGACGTAAATGCACCTCTGTCACCCAACTCACTTTACGATCAGGGTGTATATATGCAGAGCCTCTTCGAAGCCATCATCGAGGCTAAGGACAACGGCACACCCATCGAGTGCGTAACATTCTGGGGCCTTACGGACGATATGTCCTGGAGATCTTCGAATCAGCCTCTTCTCTTCTTCGGAAACATCGAGCCCAAGCCCGCTTTCGAAGGCGTTGTATGTGCCATCACGGGCGGAGAGATCACGATCCCCGATGATTATGTAGAGGTCGAGAGCGACTTCAGCGCCATCACTGAGGATTACGAGAACGAAGAGTTCATCGGCGGTCCCAGATACAGCGCTTCACAGTCCATCGTGGGCGATGCATACGAAGGCGACTATTGCCTTGAGAATACAGGCGGAACAGCCGAGTACGACGGATATGCGATCGATATCACAAGATTCTCCGGTCAGACGATCCACTTCTCGTTCGCAGTAAGATCCGATGCAGATCAGGTAAGCTTCACTGCTGATATCGAGGGTTCCTGGCCTCACCTCATCGAAGTAGATACGACAGGCGGCGAATGGGTATACGTAGAAGGCGATTACGAAGTTCCTTCCGGAATGCCTCAGCTCAATGCTTACTGGGAGAGTTCGGACATGAGTCCTTTCTATCTCGACAATGTATCTATCGAAGTAGCTGAATAATATCGGATAGAGATAGATAAAAAGAAGACGACCCGCATTCCTTTACCGGAAGCGGGCCGTTTTCTTTATGCTGTTTTCTTTAATGAATCATCTAACTTTGTCTTGAGATGAAACCTTGACGGCTGACTCTTGATGCCGTGCGATGCCGATCCCTTGCGACATACCTTGAAATAGTATCTGATCATTGCGAACAGGCCGCTGATGAACCATGTAAGGCCTGCCGAAAGCCAGATGCCCCATACGCCCAGATAGGGGAAGAGGAGTGCGATACCCAAAGGGAATACGATCCTTCCGAACATCTCGACGCCGCCGTTTATGAATGCGAAAGCAGCATCTCCTATGCCGTTTAATATGCCTCGGCTTACGTAGATCGTTCCGAGAGCGAAGTAGAATGCGCTCGTGATCTGAAGAGCCTTTGCTCCGAGCCTTATGACTTCGGGATCGTCAACGAAGATGCTGATGATGGGCTCACCGAAGAACTGCATCACGGGGAGCATCAGGAGCGAGAAGATAAGAGCGATAAGGATACCCTTCTTAAATCCCTCTCTGATCCTGTAGTCCTTACCCGCACCGAGATTCTGACCCGCGTGGGTCGAGATGGCCATACCAAGTGAGTTATAAGGCTGCTGGATGATCTGCTCGATCCTGCCCGAAGCGGTGAAAGCAGCCACGACTACGGAACCGAATCCGTTGACATATCTTTGAAGAGCGATGCAGGATACCGCGATCATGCCCATCTGAAGCGCGAGCATGGAGCCGAGCCTGAAGCACTCCCAGACGATCTTGGGAGATACACCGCGAAGATCCTTTTCGATCCTGAAATATTCATTGGTCTTATAAGAATAGATAAGGCAGCCTGCGGCGGAAAGCACCTGAGAGATAAGAGTTGCAAGAGCGGCGCCGAATACGCCTGCGTGGAACACGCATACGAAGAGCGCATCGAGTCCGCCGTTTATAAAACAGGAAGCGATCAGGAATATAAGCGGTGTCCTCGAATCGCCCAGAGCCCTGAGCATCGAAGATCCGTAGTTGTACATTCCTACCATCGGGATGCCGATGCACATGATCTCCAGGTAGAGCTTTGCCATATCGTAGATATCGGCGGGTGTATTAAGGAGTCTTAATACGGGGCCTGCAAGGAAGAATCCGAGGAATCCCATGAGGATGGATGCAACGAGCATGATGTATGCACTGTTAGCGATGACCCTCTTTACGTTCTTATCGTCCTTGGCACCGAAATATTTCGAAGCGACTATACCGCCGCCGCTTCCGACTCCGATACAGAAGGAGAAGAAAAGGAACGATATCGACCCCGTAGATCCGACTGCCGCGAGAGCATCCGCTCCGATGGACTTACCTACTATTGCGGAATCGACGATGTTATATACCTGCTGAAAGATATTACCGATCAACATGGGGATAGCGAATTCCAGAAGGAGCTTCGTCGTATTTCCCTTTGTCATATCTCTGATCTGAGTACTCATATCCTGTCCTCTCCTTTCGTGAACATTTCTTTTTCGTACGACAAAACTAACACTTTGTATAATCTGCAACAATGAATTATCAATCCTTTAAATTGATTTATTGTTCAACAGGTAGTATTATGTAGTACGTTCGGTATTAATGATCATTCATTTTTGTGCAATTTAGAGGGAGTTAATATGATTGATGTTTTGTTTGCAGGCTACGGCTACACGCACACCGACGGACTGATATATGATACTGACAGGGGCAGAGTCGGATACGATTGCTATCAGATGCTCTATACCCATACCCCCGCCATGTTCTGGGTAAACGGAGAGCTTCGACGCTTTCCCGCCAAATCCGTAATACTCTTTACGCCCGGGCATCGTAAGTACTATACTTCGCTCCCAGACGAACCCTATACGAATGACTGGATCAGATTTAAGTCGGACGAAGACTTTATCGAGGCATTCCCGAAGAAGAACATCCCCTTCTCCCCTGCCGATCCCGAATTCATACATAACCTGTTCAAGCTCATCGCGTGGGAGAGCAATGCTCCCGCCTCCGAGGAGAAGGACGGAAACATAGATCATCTCTTCAGGGTATTGATGAATAAGCTCGCGAACGAGGCTTGCGAGAACGAGAGCACGCCTTACCGCCACGAACTCACGGATCTTAGAAGAGAGATCACTCATCACCCCGAGTGGGACTGGAACATCGACATGATGGCTGCCAAGATCAATCTGAGCAGGACCAGGTTCCAGACAGTCTACAAGAATACTTTCGGCAATACGTGCATGGAGGAGGTCATCCAGGCCAGGGTTCGCCTCGCGCAGGAAAGACTCATCTATACCGCGAGTTCCATATCCGAGATCGCGGAGCTGTGCGGATATAACAGCACCGAGCATTTCTGCCGTCAGTTCCGAAAGGCAGTCGGCATCACTCCGGGACAATACAGAAGGAACTCACAGTCTTCATGAACAAAGTAAAACAGATACTCGCCAAGGATCCGGTGCTCTATATCTCCGGTATCCTTGCTTTCATTTCGGCATTTATCGTAACACCCGATAAGGAATACATCGGCTATATAAACTTCAGGGTACTTGCAATACTCTTATCCCTTATGCTGGTCGTAAGCGCATGCGTAAGGATCGGAACATTCGACTACATGACGAGTAAGCTCCTCGGAAAGATAAAGGGGCAAAGGCGCGTAGCGGCACTCCTTGTCGTACTGTCATTTTTCCTCAGCATGCTGCTGACAAACGACGTTACGCTCGTAACTCTCGTGCCGTTCGCGATAATGGTACTGAAGGCTTTCGATGATCCAAAGAGCATGATGTTCACTTTGATCTTCATGACGGTCGCAACGAACCTCGGAAGCATGCTGACACCCATAGGCAACCCGCAGAACCTCTATCTTTACACTAATTACGGGATGGATCTGCCGGGATTTCTGCTCCTCATGCTCCCCTATTCCGCGCTATCACTGGCGCTAATATCGATCGGAGTATTTATCTTCTGTAAGGAGAAGACCTCGTCACGAGAGACGGACATAAAGAGTGCTCCCGCGCCTTCTCCCGTCAAGCTCGCGGTCTACCTCGTATTATTCCTCATCTGCGTACTTACGGTAGCGGGCTATATCCACTATCTGATCATGCTCGCGGTAACTACCGTCGTTATCCTCATAATGGACAGAAAGGCATTTAAGGGTGCCGACTATGCTCTGCTCCTGACATTCGTATTCTTCTTCGTTCTCATAGGCAATATCGGACGCATCCCGGCTGTCAGCGGCACGCTCTCTTCGATAGTCGGAAAGAATCCCGTACTTACCGCGATACTCTCATCGCAGATCATAAGCAACGTACCCGCGGCGATGCTCCTTTCGGCCTTTACTGACGACGGAAAGTCACTTGTCATCGGAACGAACCTCGGAGGTCTCGGAACACTCATCGCGAGCATGGCGAGCCTTATCACTTATAAGTATCACGCAAGACTCGACTCCAAAGAAAAAGGCGGGAATTATATCCTCGCCTTTTCCGTTGTAAATATCGTATTACTTATCGTACTCTATTCGGTCTATCTCCTGATAAGCTGATCAGGTAGACATCGCATCATAGAGGTTGGTGTAACGACCGTCATAATCGGTGTTGATACCGAACGATATGAGATTTCCCGATGTATCGTAGACTGACTCTATCGTCTCCGTTGCAATAATATTACCGAACGAATCCTTGATAAGGAAGTTCATGATCTCTATGAAATAATCGTTATCGGCATCAAAGCTCTGATGAAGCGTATCGATATTGAACTCACACGAACTGTCATAGGTAAAAGGCTCATATATAGGTCTTACCGAGACGAAATCCTCGTAACCGGGGATATCCGAATAACCCTGAATATAGAAGAGCATCGACACTTCATCACCGTCATTCAGCGTAAAGATATCGTTATTGGCGATATTTGCGAGCGAGTCGGCGCGGATACAATACTGAAGCGAGAATTCACCCGTTGCGATATCGTAACCGAAGACGATATATGCCCACTCGTCATTGATCTCGGCAGGAGTAGCATATGTGATATGGTCTTCCGTTGACTCGAGGATGAACGTGGGAACAACATAATCGTTGAACCTGACCCATTCATCGGGGATACCGCTCTGATATACGGACGGATCATTCGGATCCGCTTCTACCGCACGGGAGCCGAGATATACAAAGAGTTCGAGATCATCACTGCCGGAATAATTGACGATATTCTGCTCGACTGAAATGACACTGCTCTGACCCGACGTGATAGTAAGAGTGATATTACCGCTGTCATCCGTAACGATCTCGTATTCGATATCGGATGTCTGGGGATTTACCGTACTCTGGGAAGCGTATCCGGGGAGGATATTGCTCTGTACCTGAGTCGCAACTGCCGCGGGAGCCGTCCAGTAATTAGAGAAACGGACCTCGAGGAATGCCGCATACCAGTAGTAACCGTCGATAAAGTCGATATTGTCGACATATCCGTCAAAATAGTACTCGATACAAGTGTCGACTATCTGATTTACCTGGTCATCCGTATAAGCGATACCGTTAAGATTGAGCATTGCTTCATACGTAGCCTTCAGGTTCTGAACATAGCTTACGTTCGGATAATACATGGAAAGGCCCTGTGATTCGTGTCGTCCTGTACCATAGACACTGTCAACGTTTTCATCCAGCAGCGCAAGGATCTGCTCATCCGCATCCGTATCGGCAAATATCGCAGATGCCTCCGTGAGGAAGCTTCGAAGATCGATAAGGTTACCCGGGGCATTACCTTCAGAACCGTAGTTCTCGCAAGCGGACGCCGCAGTCTGGATGGCAGTAAACTCATCCATATCGTAAGCGGTGTAATAGATCTCCATCCATATCTCCGACATGTACTGGTCGAATTCCTCCATACATGACAGGTTGATCTTGGACATCGTTCCCTTGGAGAAGAACTCGGCCGTGTCACCGGAATACTGATTCGTATATTCATTCGTCTGCTCTTCGTAGAGCTCGAGGATCTTGTCTGCGACATCGCTGCCCGTACAGCTCGTATCCTCGGATATGAACGAAAGGTACTGAACGGGGATTCCGATGGCAGCGGGGATACTCTCCTGTGAAGCGACCATATAGTCACCGTAGGGAGCGACCGCAGATGCGACCTCGATCGAAGCCGTAAGGCATGTATTGAAAGCGATAAGATCGAAATGAACTCCGCCTTCCATAAATCCGGTCCTTACCTCATCGAGATAGAGACAGTCGTTATAAAGATCATCTCCGACAGTCTGATCGAAAGAATTCACCGTGCCGCCGTTGCCGTCATCGTAGAATACTTCGTCGTGCTCCATACATCCGTAGGGCTCGGCAAAACCATGGTCCCACATTACGAACATATACTTCTGAGCGGGATATTCGGAAGCACCCCAGGATATGAAGTCACTGAGCGTCCTGGCAGAACCCATGGAAGCTGCGGGTGCGGAACCGAGATCTATTACGTTATCGTGCTCGACCTTGTATCTTCCGAGACCGTTAGCCGGGATAGTAACATTCTGGACCGAATCTCCGCTAAAATAGGGATCAGTATTATTCCATGCGAGCGAACCGCCCGTCTCAACGATGACATTCACGCCGTCTGCGATAGTCTCATCATTCATCCAGTCGATGAACTCGGATGCGATACCGCTGCGCGACTCGAGGTTAGAGCCGCACATATAAACGAGGATAGTCCAGTCGTCGGCATTGGGATCGACCGTAGTCTCCGTAGGCTCGGTCTCTTCGGTCGTCGTCTCGTCGGGATCTTCCTCTTCGGTAGTATGCCTTGCAGCTCTGTTCTTCTTGTACTGATCATCGTAATAATTCACGACCATCGTACCGACACCTGCGCATACGAGTACTCTCAGGAAAATACCTACTATCAGGATGAGCGCAACGAGCGGTGCGCGGCTCTTCTTCCTGACGGCCTTTTCCTTCGCCGCTTTCTTTTCCTTGGCAGGCTTCTTTTCCTTCTTCTTTTTCGCCTTGGCCTTAGTCTCGGCTTCTGCCTCGACCTGAGCCTTTACCTCTTCATTCACTTCGTTGTTTTCCATTTTTACCCTCTTATCACTTCATTTGTCTTGAGCACATCATAGATCGCTTCCGCCAGCCTGCGCTGCTCGGCTGCATCCAGATGGATACTGTCATCAAAACTTGCCGTAACCACCTCGGCCGCATCAAGGAACATACATCCGTAACTGTCAGCGAGCTCTCTGTACCACGATGCGAGCTCCCTCGACACCTCTCTCGCACGCTCGTAGCCGAAGCTGTCACCGAGCCATGAATCGCGGATGCGTTCACCAATAAGCGGCGGCGATATAAGGAGTATCTTCATCTTCCCGTCCATCCTGAACTCGTTACGTGTCGCCACCTTCTCCAGGAACTGTCTCATCTCACCTGCTATATCCATGGCGCAATATGAGAACTTTCTCTTCATATCATTGGTGCCGAGCATCACGATCATGAGATCGAGCGGACTCTGGCTTTCGAGACAGGGAATGATATATCTTATGCCGTTCTTCTCACCTTCCGCGGGGTCATCCGTCGCGATAGTCCTGCCGTTCTGGCCCTCTTCTATGACCGTATATCCGTCACCGAGCATCTTCGCCAGAACACCTGTCCATCTGTTCTCGGGTTCAAATCTGACCCTGTTCGTAGGATCATATCCCCATGTGAGCGAATCGCCGAAACAAAGTATCCTCTTCATAACCTACTCTCCTGATCCCTCATTCACGCCGATCGTCAAAAGGTCGACCGACGCCTTATTATAACACTATATAAGGGCTTCACGGCAAATGTAGGACAATATGACAATCCTATACTGCAATAGGTCAATGCATCTGATGTTAATATATACACATACGACTTGAGGACGGAGGATGAACTATGCTCTTAGGCGGAACCGTAACAGGTAACTTCAGCACCCCCGAAGAATGGGGAGAACTCCTTATAAAGTCCGGATTTAAGGCTATTACGGCCCCTTTCTCGTGTAACGACCGCGACGACGTCATCGAGAGATTCATGTCGATCATCGGAGAGAGCGGTGTCATAGTAAGCGAGATAGGCGTCTGGAAGAATATCTTCGATCCCGACCCCAAAAAGGCATCAGAGGCTCTCGAATATGCCAAAGGTCAGCTCCGTCTGGCAGACAGGCTCAAGATCCCATGCTGCGTCAATATCGCAGGCACCGAAAGCCCCCGCGGATGGGATGCGGCAGATAAGAGCAACTTCTCGAAAGCGGCCCGTCAAAAGCTTATAGGCAGCGTAAGGGACATCATCGACTCCGTAGATCCGCAGTATGCTTGCTACTGTTTGGAACCCATGCCGTGGATGCTCCCGGACTCCCCCGACGAATACTTAAAGCTCATAGAGGAAATAAGCAGGGACAAGTTTGCGGTCCATATGGATTTCGTTAACATGATCAACTCGCCGCGCCGCTTCCTGATGTCTGAAGACTTCATCGAGGAATGCTTCTCAAAGCTCGCTCCTTACATCAAGAGCACACATATCAAGGACAGCAGGATGGATAAGCTCGGCTATACTACACATATAGATGAATGCCCTCCGGGGAAAGGCGAGCTCGACTACGTTAAGGTCTTAAAGATAACGGATAAGTATCTGCCCCAAGACGGTGCGATACTGCTTGAACACATGAATACTTTCGAAGAATACGATGAGGCATTCCGCTATGTTAAGAGCAAGGCGGAAGAAGCACAGGTGGAGGTGTGATATGGCAAACGGCGGAGACTCGATAAAGATCGCAAGAGAATATATGGACTCGCTCCTTGTGGAGTCCAGGATAGTCGGCGCGGTAAGACCGAACAGTGATATCAGATTCCTCGGCAGGGATTACAAGACCCCGATCATGACGGCCGCACTGAGCCACATCGACTTAAAGTCCATGGCGGAAGGTGCGCTCATGGCAGGCGCTCCCGTAAGTATCGGAATGGGATCCAACGAAGAACTCGGTGAAGTCATAAAGACGGGCGCCGCGGTCATGAAGATCATAAAGCCCTATAAGGACAGGGATGAAATATTCAAGAGGATCGCTTTCGCAAAGGAAAACGGCGCAGCCGCAGTCGGAATGGACGTCGAGCACTCGGTAAATGTCGAAGATCCCTACGATTCGGTAGTAGTCGGAGAAGAGATGAAGCTTCCGACGATCGACGAACTTCGTGAATATGTCGACTTCGCTGGCATCCCCTTCTTCATCAAGGGTGCGATGAGCCTTCACGACGCGAAGGCCGCTGCCAATATCGGCTGTACGGGTATCATCCTGAGCCACCATAACGGTCTCATGAGATATGCGGCGCCTCACGTGATGGTACTCCCCGAGATACGTAAGGCTATGGGCGACAACCTGATCCTCATCGCGGACGGCGGCATGGAATCGGGATTTGACGCATTCAAGGCGCTCGCTCTCGGAGCCGATCTCGTTACGGTCGGCAGAGCCCTGATGGAACCCCTGAAGAACAACGGCGCACAGGGCGTATGCGATACGCTCACGAAGATGACTGAGCAGCTTCAGGCCATGATGCTCCGCACGTCTTCACCCGATCTTAAGCACATAGATCCTTCCGTGATCAGAAGGATGAACTGAAACTCACACCCCGAAAGGTAATAACGACATGAACGGCAGTCCCCTTGATATCAAAGAGATAAAGATCAACGATACATTCTGGTCGAGAGAGCAGGAGCTCATAAGACGCGAGGTCATCCCCTATCAGTGGGAGATCTTAAACGACCGCGTACCCGAAGCTGCGCCGAGCTACTGCATGCACAACTTCAAGGCTGCCGGAATGCTCAATAAGCGAAAGGCCGAGCAGGGCAAGGACTACAAGGCTCCCGTCTATACTTTCCGCGGCTTCGAGGCGCTCCCCGAAGATCCGAGATCACCCAAGGCGGACGAGTTCTACGGATTCGTATTCCAGGACAGCGACTTCTCCAAGTGGATCGAGGCCGTCGGCTACTCACTCGCGGTCCATCCCGACCCCGAGCTCGAGAAGGTCGCAGACGGCGCGATAGACATCGTATGCGCGGCCCAGCTCGATAACGGATATCTCGATACTTATTACATAATCAACGGAATGGACAGGAGCTTTACGGATCTTAGGGATCACCATGAGCTCTACTGCCTGGGACACCTCATCGAAGGAGCGATCTCCTACTACGAAGCTACGGGCAAGGACAAGCTCCTTAATGCGGCCAGGAGATTCGCCGACTATGTAGATTCCGTATTCGGAAAGGAAGAAGGAAAGCTCAAGGGTTACCCCGGACACGAGATCGCCGAGATGGCACTCTTCAGGCTCTACGAGATCACGGGCGAAGAGCGTTACAAGGCACTCGCCGAGTATTTTATCGACCAGCGCGGACAGCAGCCCCTGATCTTCGATATCGAGCACCCGCAGCCGAAGAACCGCCCTTATAAGATCGACTATTACCATCAGGCACATATCCCCGTCCGTGAACAGGACGAGGCCGTAGGTCATGCGGTTCGCGCGGTTTACCTCTATAGCGGCATGGCCGATATGGCACGCATCACGGGAGACCGGGCGCTCCTTTCGGCCTGCGAGAAGCTCTGGGACAGCATTACGAACGAGAAGATGTATATCACGGGAGGCATCGGCGGAACTCATATGGGAGAATCATTCTCATTCCCTTTCGACCTTCCGAACGACACTGCATATTCCGAGACGTGTGCCTCGATAGGACTTGTCTTCTTCGCACGAAGGATGCTGCAGATCAAGGCGGACCGCAAGTATTCGGATGTCATGGAGCTCGCTCTCTATAACGGTATCCTGAGCGGTATCGCACTCGACGGAAAGAGCTTCTTCTACGTTAATCCCCTCGAGGTCATCCCCGAGGCCTGCCACAAGGACGAGCGAAAGTTCCATGTTAAGCCGATCCGCCAGAAGTGGTTCGGATGTGCCTGCTGCCCTCCGAATATCGCACGCCTCGTAACATCACTCGGATCTTATGCATATACAAAGGCAGATGACACATTATTCTGCCATCTCTATATCGGCTCGAGCCTTAAGTTCAACGGATTCGATATCGATGTCACGAGCGATCTGCCCTACAGCGGCAAGGTAAAGATCGATGTATCCGCATCAGAAGGTGCTTCTTCCATGAACCTCACACTTCGTATCCCCGGCTGGTGCGGCGACGACTATAAGGCAGAAGGCATAGACGTATCGAAAGCAACCGTCAGGGACGGCTATCTCTATATAAACGATATTAACGAAAACAAAACGATCGAACTCGTCTTTAAGATGGTCCCTCATTTCGTAGTAGCAGACACGAAAGTCACTGAGGACAAGGGCAGATGCGCGGTCGTAAGAGGTCCCGTAGTCTACTGCATGGAAGAAGCCGATAACGGCACTTCCCTAAAGGACATAAGTGTCGATACTTCTTCCGAAATCAAGGAGAGTACTATCGACGTATTCGGCTTCCCGGTAACGGCGCTCGATATAAGGGGAGCACGCGTGACCTACGAAGGAACTGACGAATACATCAGTAGCCTTTACCGTATTGCGGGATCCAAGAAGTCCGAGTCCGTCGACGTGCGCCTTATCCCTTACCGCCTGTGGGCCAACAGAGGCGAGGGCGAGATGAGCGTCTTTATGGGGATACTGTAAGACCGTTCACGCCTAACTTTCTGACAGTGACATCACATGCCTTGGAAGAAATGTCGCATCCTATGAACTTTCTTCCGAGCTTCTTTGCGACAACTGCGGTCGTACCGCCTCCCATAAAGAAGTCAGCTACGGTATCACCCGGGTTCGATGCCACTCTGATTATCCTGTCGAGAACCGCTTCGGGCTTAGGGGTATCGTAAGCATCCGCGACACCCGTCCTCGTATAAGTATCGAGCATCTCAGGCTCATTCCAGAGATTACCTACGGGGATAACGTCGGAGAAATGGTAAGGAAGTCCGTCGATGAGCTTGACCTCACCTGCCTTCTTCATGTCATCGAACTGAGCCGCGCTTATGAGCCAGTGCTTGTTAAGAGACTTAAGGTCTATAGTCGTACTTTCAAATGAACGAATATCGTCTCTTCCGGGAAGATCACCGTTCTCAAAGAGCGGTACGATCCTCTTGGCTTCGCCTCTTATCTCATGGAAGACAAAGTTCCTGTGATCCTTAACGTAGTAAAGGATTATGTCCATCTGGGAATCAAAGTTGGAGAAGAATCCCCTCTCCTTGCTGTGCTGACGGTAGATCCTGTTCCTGAAGCAATTAG
This genomic interval carries:
- a CDS encoding FMN-dependent dehydrogenase, includes L-lactate dehydrogenase and type II isopentenyl diphosphate isomerase — encoded protein: MANGGDSIKIAREYMDSLLVESRIVGAVRPNSDIRFLGRDYKTPIMTAALSHIDLKSMAEGALMAGAPVSIGMGSNEELGEVIKTGAAVMKIIKPYKDRDEIFKRIAFAKENGAAAVGMDVEHSVNVEDPYDSVVVGEEMKLPTIDELREYVDFAGIPFFIKGAMSLHDAKAAANIGCTGIILSHHNGLMRYAAPHVMVLPEIRKAMGDNLILIADGGMESGFDAFKALALGADLVTVGRALMEPLKNNGAQGVCDTLTKMTEQLQAMMLRTSSPDLKHIDPSVIRRMN
- a CDS encoding site-specific DNA-methyltransferase (adenine-specific)/adenine-specific DNA-methyltransferase, with the protein product MSLYYSDEHTTIYKQDNLELLRDMKEGSVDLIYCDILYNTGKVFDDYSDDLGSPEEAMEWYRPRIEEMRRVLSSSGSIFIHCNWRMDSYMRILMDEIFGTNCFRNRIYRQHSKERGFFSNFDSQMDIILYYVKDHRNFVFHEIRGEAKRIVPLFENGDLPGRDDIRSFESTTIDLKSLNKHWLISAAQFDDMKKAGEVKLIDGLPYHFSDVIPVGNLWNEPEMLDTYTRTGVADAYDTPKPEAVLDRIIRVASNPGDTVADFFMGGGTTAVVAKKLGRKFIGCDISSKACDVTVRKLGVNGLTVSP